One Cyclopterus lumpus isolate fCycLum1 chromosome 7, fCycLum1.pri, whole genome shotgun sequence DNA window includes the following coding sequences:
- the mipa gene encoding major intrinsic protein of lens fiber a: MWEFRSMSFWRAVFAEFYGTMFFVFFGLGAALRWTTGPHNVLHVAFCFGLAAATLIQSIGHISGGHINPAVTFAYLIGSQMSLFRAFFYIMAQCLGALAGAAVLYGVTPTNMRGNLALNTLQPGISLGMATTMEVFLTLQLVVCIFAVTDERRNGRLGSAALAIGFSVLMGHLLGMYYTGAGMNPARSFAPAVLVRNFVNHWVYWVGPMIGGAMGALLYDFILFPRVRGLSERLATLKGIRTPEAEGQQETRGEPIELKTQAL, encoded by the exons ATGTGGGAGTTCAGGTCCATGTCCTTCTGGCGGGCTGTGTTTGCCGAGTTCTATGGTACCATGTTCTTTGTATTCTTTGGGCTGGGGGCAGCCCTCCGCTGGACCACCGGGCCCCACAATGTTCTCCATGTTGCCTTTTGCTTTGGGCTGGCGGCTGCCACCCTGATCCAGTCCATTGGCCACATCAGTGGAGGACACATCAACCCAGCTGTTACATTTGCCTACCTGATTGGCTCCCAGATGTCTCTGTTCCGTGCTTTCTTCTACATCATGGCCCAGTGTCTTGGAGCACTGGCTGGTGCTGCCGTGCTGTATGGGGTCACGCCCACCAACATGAGAGGAAACCTAGCCCTCAACACG CTGCAGCCAGGCATCAGCCTGGGCATGGCCACCACCATGGAAGTCTTCCTCACCCTGCAGCTGGTCGTCTGCATCTTTGCTGTGACTGATGAGAGGCGCAATGGACGCCTGGGCTCTGCTGCCCTTGCCATTGGTTTCTCTGTGCTCATGGGGCATCTTCTCGGG ATGTACTACACTGGAGCAGGAATGAACCCAGCAAGGTCCTTCGCCCCTGCTGTCCTGGTCAGGAATTTTGTCAACCACTGG GTGTACTGGGTGGGACCCATGATTGGTGGTGCCATGGGCGCTCTGCTGTACGACTTCATACTGTTCCCCCGTGTGCGCGGCCTCTCTGAGAGGCTCGCCACACTGAAGGGCATCCGGACCCCAGAGGCTGAGGGCCAGCAGGAGACCAGGGGAGAGCCGATCGAGCTCAAGACACAGGCCCTATAA